A single genomic interval of Lewinellaceae bacterium harbors:
- a CDS encoding SusC/RagA family TonB-linked outer membrane protein, producing MKRILLVLPMVLLGLATVVAQRTITGAVSDNNGQPLIGANVVIKGTSTGTVTDIDGNYSIRLPENRNTLVFSYTGYNTREVEIGASNVVDVTLAEGVILETAVVTALGIERDEKSLGYAVQSLEGDQIQQVAEPDPLRALQGKVAGVNILGSSGAPGSATRITIRGNSSLLGNNQPLIVVDGIPYDNSEYRTNLGLNGGGAYANRMADIDPNNIETINILRGAAAASLWGSRAANGVIMITTKTGSRQKKGLGISVSSTLAFEEIANLPEYQNTYGTGTNFNYQQVNGSWGAPFVGTRPYATLTEIPHWYQGRLGFDELDGVTVPYRAYPDNVEKLFQTGVTSDNSITIASGGENASVGATLSYLNNEGYVPNTRFTRASFSVGGSAQLSDRFSLSANLNYTRTDQDGVISGVGALGSNNPSAFARSLYLGRNWDVHGQPFQNPVDMGSEFMVGRGTADNPLWSYRNAGFRSDVDRIASVLNGRYRIVDGLAINYRIGLNAYSQRNSEFIRPGSTGPSSNPGVGQVTDHDIAYQEIESNLFLEYEANLSNTLTLNALVGHNLNQTTVDQQAFQGLNYVIFDIDDLDNTNNVVPYILPDGSPGYQRSRLYGVYSELRFGFNSWAYLNLSGRNDWSSTLPVDNRSYFYPSVSASFSILDALAINPRNIDFVKLRGGWAQVGNDTDPYLLNKVYNVNSVLVTNPAPTASFPFTPTGGTTTPALTLTDIERNPDLKPERTNELEVGMDVRLFGGLVTLDATYYDKRSKDQIATVSVPNSSGFDQFLTNFGEISNKGVEVALGITPFRNENGFTWNTFTTFTRNRNVVEKLTEGVTEVQVEQGSSFAGSVIAVHRPGQEFGLLLGSVDLRDDEGNLLIDRSNGQLIRAPQPDIVGNPNPDFRLGFINTFSWKGFSLRAVLDWQQGGDLFSNTVLSLLGRGVTKDTEDREVMKVIPGVYGDPNTLQPVLNEAGEKVPNQTMVEVNTLYFGETFAINGADEWAVFDASYLKLREVSLSYSLPRRLLENTPFTGASLSLTGRNLWFTAPGFPEHTNFDPEVNQFGSTNKQGIEYSATPTVRRYGVSLRVQF from the coding sequence TGAAAACAGGAATACTTTAGTTTTTAGCTACACGGGTTATAACACCCGCGAAGTGGAAATTGGCGCGTCGAACGTCGTGGATGTAACCCTGGCGGAAGGCGTCATCCTCGAAACGGCCGTGGTGACGGCCCTGGGCATTGAGCGGGACGAAAAATCCCTGGGCTATGCCGTGCAATCGCTGGAAGGCGACCAAATCCAGCAGGTGGCCGAACCCGACCCCCTGCGCGCCCTGCAGGGCAAGGTAGCCGGCGTCAACATCCTGGGCAGCAGCGGAGCGCCGGGCAGCGCCACGCGCATTACCATTCGGGGCAATTCTTCCCTGCTGGGCAATAACCAGCCCCTGATCGTGGTAGACGGCATTCCTTACGACAACTCTGAATACCGCACCAACCTGGGGCTGAACGGCGGCGGAGCCTACGCCAACCGAATGGCGGACATCGACCCCAACAACATCGAAACGATCAACATACTGCGGGGTGCGGCCGCCGCTTCCCTGTGGGGGTCCCGTGCCGCCAACGGAGTGATCATGATCACCACCAAAACGGGCTCCCGCCAGAAGAAGGGGCTGGGCATCAGCGTGTCTTCCACCCTGGCTTTCGAGGAGATCGCCAACCTGCCGGAATACCAGAATACCTACGGCACCGGCACCAACTTCAACTACCAGCAGGTGAACGGCTCCTGGGGGGCGCCTTTCGTGGGAACCCGGCCTTATGCAACCCTGACGGAAATACCGCATTGGTATCAGGGGAGGCTTGGTTTTGACGAACTGGACGGCGTCACGGTGCCCTACCGGGCCTATCCGGACAATGTGGAAAAACTGTTCCAAACCGGCGTCACTTCCGACAATTCCATAACCATCGCCAGCGGAGGGGAAAACGCCAGCGTGGGCGCTACCCTTTCCTACCTGAACAATGAAGGCTACGTGCCCAACACCCGTTTCACCCGCGCCTCCTTCAGCGTAGGCGGTTCTGCTCAGCTTTCCGACCGGTTCTCCCTGTCGGCCAACCTCAATTATACCCGCACCGACCAGGATGGCGTCATCTCCGGGGTAGGCGCCCTGGGGAGCAACAACCCTTCGGCCTTTGCCCGCTCATTGTACCTGGGCAGAAACTGGGATGTTCACGGGCAGCCCTTCCAGAACCCGGTTGACATGGGAAGCGAATTTATGGTGGGCCGGGGCACGGCCGACAACCCCTTGTGGTCGTATCGCAACGCCGGCTTCCGTTCTGATGTCGACCGGATTGCTTCGGTGTTGAACGGCCGGTATCGCATCGTGGATGGCCTGGCCATCAACTACCGCATCGGCCTGAACGCTTATTCTCAGCGCAACTCCGAGTTCATCCGCCCGGGCTCTACCGGGCCCTCTTCCAACCCGGGGGTAGGCCAGGTGACCGACCACGACATTGCCTACCAGGAGATAGAAAGCAACCTCTTCCTGGAATACGAAGCCAACCTGAGCAATACCCTCACCCTCAACGCGCTGGTGGGCCACAACCTCAACCAGACCACAGTGGATCAACAGGCCTTCCAGGGGCTGAACTACGTCATCTTCGATATCGACGACCTGGATAACACCAATAATGTCGTTCCATATATCCTTCCGGACGGCAGCCCTGGTTATCAGCGCAGCCGCCTGTACGGCGTATACAGCGAGCTCCGCTTCGGCTTCAACAGCTGGGCCTATCTAAACCTTTCCGGCCGAAACGACTGGTCGTCGACCCTGCCGGTTGACAACCGCAGCTACTTCTATCCTTCGGTTTCCGCCTCCTTCAGTATCCTGGATGCGCTGGCCATCAACCCCCGGAACATCGACTTCGTGAAGCTGCGCGGCGGCTGGGCGCAGGTGGGCAACGATACCGACCCCTATTTGCTGAACAAAGTCTATAACGTAAACAGCGTGCTGGTGACCAACCCGGCGCCGACGGCCTCTTTCCCGTTCACGCCAACCGGAGGGACGACGACGCCGGCCCTGACGCTTACTGATATCGAACGCAATCCGGACCTGAAACCCGAGCGCACCAATGAATTAGAGGTAGGCATGGATGTCCGCTTGTTCGGGGGGCTCGTAACTTTGGATGCGACTTATTACGACAAGCGTTCCAAAGATCAGATCGCCACGGTATCTGTTCCCAATTCCAGCGGCTTTGATCAATTTTTGACCAATTTCGGCGAGATTTCCAATAAAGGAGTGGAAGTGGCGCTGGGCATTACGCCTTTCCGCAATGAGAACGGTTTTACCTGGAACACCTTCACGACCTTCACCCGCAACCGCAACGTCGTAGAAAAACTGACCGAAGGCGTAACAGAGGTACAGGTCGAACAGGGCTCTTCCTTTGCCGGCAGCGTCATTGCGGTGCACCGCCCTGGCCAGGAATTCGGTTTGTTGCTGGGCTCCGTCGACCTGCGCGACGACGAGGGCAATCTGCTCATCGACCGCAGCAACGGGCAACTGATCCGGGCGCCTCAACCCGACATCGTCGGCAACCCCAACCCCGATTTCCGCCTGGGCTTCATCAACACCTTCTCCTGGAAAGGGTTCTCGCTGCGGGCGGTGCTCGACTGGCAGCAAGGGGGGGATTTGTTCTCCAATACCGTCCTCTCCCTCCTGGGCAGAGGGGTGACCAAGGACACCGAAGACAGGGAGGTCATGAAAGTCATCCCCGGCGTGTACGGCGACCCCAATACCCTGCAACCGGTGTTGAACGAAGCCGGAGAGAAGGTTCCGAACCAGACCATGGTGGAAGTCAATACCCTTTACTTCGGAGAGACCTTCGCCATCAACGGCGCCGATGAGTGGGCGGTCTTCGACGCTTCTTACCTGAAGCTGCGGGAAGTGTCGCTTTCCTATTCCCTGCCCCGCCGGTTGCTGGAAAATACGCCTTTCACCGGCGCGAGCCTTTCCCTTACCGGCAGGAACCTTTGGTTTACCGCTCCCGGCTTCCCCGAGCATACCAACTTCGACCCGGAGGTCAACCAGTTCGGCTCCACCAATAAGCAGGGTATTGAATACAGCGCCACTCCCACCGTTCGCCGATATGGAGTAAGCCTGAGAGT